A section of the Lodderomyces beijingensis strain CBS 14171 genome assembly, chromosome: 2 genome encodes:
- a CDS encoding 40S ribosomal protein eS25: MAPKIQQTKAAKAAAALAGGKKGKKKWNKGKVKDKAQHIVILDQEKYDRILKDVPTYKYVSVSVLVDRLKIGGSLARVALRQLEDDGIITPVLKHSKQAIYTRAQ, encoded by the coding sequence ATGGCGCCAAAGATCCAACAAACTAAGGCCGCtaaagctgctgctgccttgGCCGGTGGTAAGAAAGGTAAAAAGAAGTGGAACAAGGGTAaggtcaaggacaaggcTCAGCACATTGTCATCTTGGACCAAGAGAAATACGACAGAATCTTGAAGGATGTCCCAACCTACAAGTACGTTTCCGTTTCCGTTTTGGTTGACAGATTGAAGATTGGAGGTTCGCTTGCCCGTGTTGCTTTGAGACAGTTGGAGGACGACGGAATCATTACCCCGGTCTTGAAGCACTCCAAACAAGCCATCTACACTCGTGCTCAGTAA